Within Bacillota bacterium, the genomic segment GGAAATATTATGTGGCCACCTTTGGATCCTATCTTGTTGGTCCAAGCCAAGAATCAACCTCACGGCCACATAACTAGAATGGGCACATAACTTGGATAATGTCGCAAGCGGGGTGCTTAAACCTGACATCTATGAGCCCCTGCTAAACAGGGCATACGAAGAGATGGCTGCTCATTATGGGGTCCTCATAGATCCATGCCGAAAGGGGAAGCCAAAGGACAAGCCCCGGGTCGAGAGAGCCATCCCTTACGTGCGAGACAGCTTCTGGAGGGGGAGATCATTTTCCTCACTGACGGAGATCAACCGGGAAGCTATCCGCTGGTGCACGGAGATTGCCGGTATGCGGATTCACGGCACAACAAGACAAAAACCGCTTGAAGTCTTCAACCTGGTGGAGAAACCCATGCTCAAGTCTCTGCCTGAACGTTGGGAGATTGCGGTATGGCAAACCGCCAAGGTAGGGCCGGACTCGCGTTGTGCAGTCAGGCGCACGCTCTACTCTGTCCCCTGGCAGTATATGGGTAGGGAACTCTCCGTCAGAATCACTGATAGGAAAGC encodes:
- a CDS encoding IS21 family transposase, coding for MDNVASGVLKPDIYEPLLNRAYEEMAAHYGVLIDPCRKGKPKDKPRVERAIPYVRDSFWRGRSFSSLTEINREAIRWCTEIAGMRIHGTTRQKPLEVFNLVEKPMLKSLPERWEIAVWQTAKVGPDSRCAVRRTLYSVPWQYMGRELSVRITDRKA